Sequence from the Aerococcus tenax genome:
CTTGCTCATTTTGATAAGCATTGATTATTGGAAAAATTCTCGTGGGAAGGGAAATTTTTTATGGCTGTTTTTTTCGTGGGTCAGACAAGAGATCGCCTTTCCTGAAATTATTGTCTTAGTGGCGATTTTAGGTTGGTTTCTTGTTATGAAGGGGATGCCCCTGATTCATTTTGATAATTATTCACATTGGGGCTTAGTGGTCAAATACTTGTTTACGGAGCTCCATTTACCGACAGATATTGACCAGCTGATTTATTATCGGTCTTATCCACCAGCTACTTCCCTTTACATCAGTTATTTTATTTATTTCTGTGGCTATAGCCAAGCCAAGATGATCATGGGTTTCTTTCTCTTTAATATGGCTTGTCTGTATTCTTTTTTTGGCATTCTGACCAAACCTGCCGAGCGCTTAAATGCGGCCTTAATTGCTTTATTGTGGGGAATATTTTTTATCTTAGACAATTCAGTCAAGATGAATAATTTATTAGTCGACAATCTCTTGGCCTATTTAACCTTAGCGGCTGGTATTTATGCTTTTCGCTATCGAAAGCAGCTAGGCTATTTAATCACCGGGACGCTATTGTTTACTAGCATGATCAACCTGACTAAGGATAGCGGTTTATTCTTCAGTTTGCTTATTGTTTTATATGTGACTTACTTAATCATTAAGAATCAGAATTTAATCAGAAAAGATAAGCTCAAGGCTTTTGCTATCCTACTTCCTGGAGCCTTTTTATCGAAGTTAACCTGGTCTCTCTATGTAAAATTTAATTATGACCTATCGGGCTTTAAACATAGTAGCCATTTTAACCAAGAGAGCCTTGAATTAGTCAAGCAAATTGGAAAAAGCTATTTAATCAAGCTATTAGATCCATTAATTCCAGCAACTACTGGGATTATATTAGCCTTTACTCTCTTACTGATTCTTAGCTTATCTTGTCTTTTGACTAAAAAACACCTCCTTACCATGAAAAACCTGTGTTTAGCCATGGGTCTTACTTATATCATTTATTTCCTGGGAGTCTTTTTTATGTACGTTAGCTCCATGCCCAAAGATGAAGCCCTACGCTTCGCTCAATTTGACCGTTATGCCATGACCATCGCTTATGTCTTACTCGGAACAGTTTTTTTAGTAGGGGTATACTATTTTGATAAGGCTTTTCAAAGGGGAGCGAGTGACTCTCATTTCATCAATATAGTGACCTTATTCTTAATGGTGATCTACCTGGCAGGACTGGGTTCTGATTGGTTAATTGCTGAACACGAGACCATTGCCTTTAAAGATCGCTCGATCCCTTACCAATACGAAAAACTTGGCTTAGAGCAGATGAGCTTAAACGATTCACGGATCCTTGTTTTTACCTCGGGAGGCTGGAAAACAGATTTTGCCGGTCGTTATTATTTATATACGCCAAACACCAAGATTTATAACGGAGACCCAGCCATGCTGAAAGATTATGATCAAGTATTGGTTCTTGATGAACTCCCGCAAACTAAAAAGTGGGAGAAAGAACTGACTAAGAAAGAATGGCCTGTTGGTCTGTATCCAGTTGATCGTTTCCTTAATGGCAATTAACTTTTAAAGTTATTGTAAGAATCAGTCAAATTCCTATAAAATCAGCTTTTCTCTTGATCAGATATGATATAATTCATCTGTTACTAAAGCGTCAGGAAATGGAGTAATAGAAAATTATGTTATTAAGTGTAATTATTCCAGCTTATAATGTCGAAAGTACCTTGCAACGTGCGGTCGATAGTGTCTTAAGACAAAGGATGAAGGATTTTGAAGTGATTATTGTGGATGATGGTTCCACTGATGGAACAGGGCCACTTTGTGACGCTATCGAATCCCAAGATCAAAGGATCAGAGTCATACACCAAGCCAACGGGGGCTTATCGGCAGCCCGAAATACAGGCATTAGTCAAGCCCAGGGGGATTATTTGGCCTTTCTTGATTCTGATGATGAATATGTTAATGATATTTTTTCCTTATTTTATCGGGCCTATCAAGAATACCAAATGGACTTGTTCATATTTAATTTTGAACGGGTTTCTGGTGACCAAGTTACCCCTAAGAATGCCATCCGTCAGCAAATATTTAAGAGCCAAGAAGCGGTTAGGGTCCTCCACCAATATAATGGTTTAGATTTCTATGCTTGGAATAAGATCTGGCACCATTCCCTCTTTGATGAGATGAAATACCCTCTTGATACCCTTTATGAAGACATGTATGTGAGTTATCTGGGGGCTAAGCAAGCCAACTGTGTGATTACCACAGATAAGGTTGGCTTAAGATATTATGACAATCCTCTAGGGATCACTGCCCAAACCTTTTCTCCGGGACAGTTTGATAATGTCACTGAAAGGGTAAAGATCTTGAATGATGTACTCATTCATTTCCCTGAATTAGCTAATGGAGCGGCTAGACGTCTATTTGATAGCTTCTTAATCACAGCTTACCAATTGACTCAGTGTGAAGATCAGGAAATCAAGGCAGACTATCATGATCGTTTACTTGAGATTGTTAAGGAATACCAACCTTACTTTAAAGATAATGAAGAAATATCCTGGCAAAAACGTTTGGCCTGGTCACTGTATCAGTTATCGCCAAAACTCTACCGCCATTTATATCGGATGTATTTAAGTTAAGGGAGGAAGAAAGCAGTGAATTTTACAGTGCTGATGTCTTTATATCATAAGGAAAACCCGACTTATTTACGGCAATGCTTGGATAGCCTGGTCAAGCAAAGCCTGCCAGCTGAAGAAATATTAATTATTAAGGATGGCCCCCTAACTGAGGAACTCGACGCTATTCTCGACGACTTTCAAAAGCAATATCCCAAGCAAACCACCATTCAAGCTTATCCTAAGAATCGGGGCCTTGGTTTAGCCCTACAAGACGGGGTGCAATTGGCTCGTAATGAATGGATTGCTCGGATGGATACCGATGATATTTGCCGGGCGGATCGTTTCGAAAAACAAATCAATTATCTTAAAGAACATCCCGAAGTCGAGTTATTGGGTAGCGATGTCTTTGAATTTGACCAATCACCAAAGGAACCAACTGCCAGAAAAGTCGTGCCCCATAGCTACCAAGATATCCTGGGGTATGCTAAGCGGCGTAATCCCTTCAACCATATGACAGTGATCTATAAAAAATCAGCTATCCTAAAAGCAGGCAATTATCAGCCGTTAAAAGGTTATGAAGATTATTATTTATGGGTAAGAATGTTAAAAAATGGGGTTAAGGCTGCCAATTTAGCCGATACCCTAGTTTATGCGCGTGCAGACCAGAATATGTTTAAAAGACGGGGCGGCTGGGACTATTTTGTCGATGGCAGTAAGGCCTACCAAAAAATCTACCAGGTTGGCCTGGCCAGTCCGCTTGATTGGCTAATCCGTATGGGCGGGCAGGCAGTCTTTAATTTAGTCCCTAATTCCCTACGCCAAAACCTCTACAAGAAAATACTAAGAAAGTAGGTTTCTGATGTTAATCTCGGTCATTATTCCGGTTTATAAAGTCGAAAAAACACTAGAGAGAGCGGTAAACAGTGTCTTAGATCAAAGCTACCCGCATTTGGAAATTATTCTGGTGGATGATGGTTCTCCTGACAAGAGTGGGGATATTGCTGACCAGTTAGCTAAAAAAGACCCCCGTATCCAGGTGATCCACCAAGCTAATAAAGGCTTATCGGGAGCAAGAAACACCGGTATCTCAGTAGCTAGCGGAGACTATCTGGCATTTTTGGATAGTGATGATTGCTATGAGCTTGACCTATTTGAACACTTTATGGCTAGTTATCAGGAAGAACGCCCCGATTTATTTATTTTTAATGTCAAACGCATTGGAGTAAAATCCCAAACGGTAAAAGAGTCAAAAGAGATGCTTTTGACCTCTAGCCAAGCAGGGATCGAAGCCATGCTAGATTATTCCGGGATCGATTTTTATGCTTGGAATAAGGTATACGCGCGACAGCTTTTCCGTGATGTCCGTTTTCCTGAAGGTAAATTATATGAAGATACAGCGGTATCCTATGCGACCATGAAAAGGGCGACCAGGATCATGACGACTTCTTATGTAGGAATTAATTATTATGAGAACGAGGAAAGTATTGTGGCTCAGTCATTTAATCCCAAGCAAATGGATAATGTGACGGAAAGGGCGCGCATGTTAGATGACGTTCAGGGCAACTTTCCAGACCTTACTGCTAAGGCAGGAGCGCGCCTATTTGATGGCCTCCTATCTACAGCCTATAAAATGGCTCAAGTCAGTCCCTTCAAGCAAGTAGGGAGTTCTTATCAGGACCTATTGGAAATTGTCAATCATTACCGCCCTTATTTCGAGGGAAATGAGAAAATTGACTGGAAAAAGCGCTTAGCTTGGCAATTATTCCGCCTAAATCCCAAACTTTATGCTAGAATGTATCAGTGGTACTTAGGAAAGTAATTTTCTAAGTAGCCGCTCGATATGATTGATTCAATTTGCCCTCGTAGCTCAGTGGATAGAGCAATCGTTTCCTAAACGATGTGTCGGAAGTTCGATTCTTCTCGGGGGTGTTTTATTATAGGCAAAAAGGTCGTTGTTATCTGCTATAGGTAGTTAATAAGGAGATTAGAACGTGTCAACCAGTGATATTACAATTATTATTCCTGCTTTAGAACCTAATGAGAAGTTAATAGCACTCTTAGAGTCCATTCGCAGACAAGATTCAGATAATTTTACAATTATTATCGTTAATGATGGCTCTTCTGCTGACTATGATTCCTATTTTAAGCAAGCGCATGAAGATTTTGGTGCCATTGTCTTAAAACATGAGGAAAACTATGGCAAAGGGCGTGCGCTGAGAACGGCTTTTGACTATATTCTTCACCATCTGCCTGACTGCCAAGGAGTCATTACTATTGATTCAGATGGACAGCATACCTATGCCGATATGATGAAATGTATTGGAGCTTTTCAGCAAGACCCCAGTGCCTTAGTTTTAGGCGTTAGAGATTTTCAAAATGAAGTGCCTTGGAAGAGTCAATTTGGTAACCGCTTAACTCGCTATATTTTAAAAATGGTTACCGGTATTTCCTTAACCGACACCCAAACGGGGTTAAGGGTGATTCCTAAAACTTATTTGGCCAGACTTTTGGAGATTTCAGGCGACCGCTTTGAATATGAATTAAAGATGATCATTGATGCCGCTAAGCAAAAATTTCCAATTAAAGAAGTGGCTATTGAGACCATCTATCATGATGATAATAAGGGGAGTCATTTTAACCCGATCAAGGATTCCATTGCTATTTACAGCGTCTTTTTAGAATACATGGCTAATCAGACCTATTTTTGGAAATACATCCTGTCTTCGGTCTCGTCCTTTGTAGTAGATATTCTTTTATTTCATTTCTTTTCTGTACTCTTGCCGCACGCTGCAAGTACTCTGACCATTTACTTAGCAACAATCATTGCCCGGACCATTTCATCGGTCTTTAACTACACCTTGAATCGTTTTCTCGTTTTCAAGCAAGAATCCAAACAAAGCTTTATCAAATATGTCAGCTTGGTCATCGTGCAGATGTTCTTATCCGGAGGTTTAGTGTCTCTAATAAGCACCATTATGCAATCTCAAGCCACTACCTTTATTAAGGTATTTGTCGATTCCATGCTCTTCTTGTTGAGCTACTTCATTCAAAAACATTTCATTTTTAAGAGTAAATAGGATAAAGTGCGACAAGCGCAAGAAGAGGGAGCTGCCTCAGAAAAGTGCTGGCATACAAGCTTATAAAAAAATAACCGCGACCAGGTCTTCTTCTGGTCGCGGTTATTTTAGTTGTTAATCCAATTCTTAACTTCTGGAATTTGATCAGCAAAGACAAAGGTATAGCCCTGTTTTTTAAGTTCAGGGATATATTTTTTCATGGCTTCGGCAGTTGCTTTGATGGTGTCGTGATGGAGGATAACGGCATGGTTGTGGGCTTGACTTAAGACACGTTGGGTGATTTGCTTAGTATCCATGGACTTCCAGTCTTCAGAATCGATATCCCAATAGATACCGGTTAAGTCTGGCCTTAAGCGAGCAATGCGCTTTCTTTGAGCGCCGTGGGGGTTACGGATATATTTAGGGCTGAAGCCGGTGGCTTCTTTAATGGCAGCTTCACCTTGGCTAATTTCGTCAACAACCTCTTTATCTCTTAAATTAGAGAAGTAAGGGTGGTCATAGGTATGGTTGCCAAGTTTATGACCTTCAGCTAAAATTCGTTGACTCACTTGAGGGTACTCTTTAACATGGTTGCCTTGTTGGAAGAACATGGCTTTAATTCCATATTGATCGAGAATATCTAGGATAGCTCCAGTGTTTTCGGAAGGGCCATCATCAAAGGTTAGGGCGATCAACTTACGGTGGTCAATCGAACTACCGGTAAGGTATTGGCCCAGCAAGGGTTGGTTTAATAGTTGATTTAAGACATCGTCTTTGAGAGGGGGATTGGCTTGAATCAGGCTCTTGGCGTAGATTTTTGTTTTATTAGTGATTGCTTGGAGGCTATTCTTGAGACGAGGTTGACCTTCGATATTTATCGCAGTATCCTCGAGGATTTGACTAATTTCGTTAAATTTATTTAAGTTAGCGTTAATTTGATCAGCTTGAAAACTGGTGGGCAGGTCGTTAAGAATTGATTGGAGTTTATCATCTAATTGGACAATTTCTAAGGCGTTTTTATAATGAATTTTTAATTCATCGGATAGGGCATCACCCACTGAGAAATCAAAAAGGGGAGCTAGCTTTTTGAGGTCAGCCAAGCTAACGCTATTATTTAGAATATCACGAGGATTCACTTTATCGCCAACCACAAAAGCCTCTGAATCATCATGTTGGTAGATTTGGTCAACGGCTTGGATAGCTGCTTGCTTTTGTTCGACGAGGGCAATTTCTTTAAGAGCTTTTTCTTTCTTCTCGGGCGCTAATTTATTGGCATTATCTTTGGCCGCCTGGATCATATCCTCGTCAATATCAGGGGTTAAATAGGCATGATCGTCATCAATAAAGAGAGCATCCATGGTGATAGTACTTTGGGCTTGGTGCTTTTTATTGATTAGGTGGTGACGATATGAAAATAGGCCTAAGGTTAATAAAATAATGCTAAGTAAAGCAAGGATAAGAACTTTTGATTTAGCTTTCATGATAATCCGTTCCTTTTTAATTAATGCTTTATATTATAACCATATGCCGTTAAAAAATATGAAAAAATTATGAAAAATAAGGCAAAAAATATTAAAGAAACTTAAGTAAATGAAAGAAAAACCAAAAAGGCGAAATTAGATTTCATGACTAATTTCGCCTTTAATTCAGAAAGAACATTAGTTATTAGCTTTTTTCTTATCCGCTTTGATTGGAATGGTTTGGGAGCTCTTCTCATAAGCCATATTTTTAAAGTCAAAGAGAAAACCTTTGTCTGAGTAAGGCGCTTGGTCGATGACTTCTTCTCTTGAGAGATAGCTGTAATCGCCTTTAAGAATAGGGCTTGCGATCTGATGTTTTTGGATCAATTGGTCAGCTTGACTTCTGTCTTCATCAGATAATCTGCCACTAGCGCTCTGCTTCATTAACTCTTGGAAAGCTTCCAGATCATTTTCCCAGGCTTTTTGGTAGTTTGGAGCCGTATAAGGGAGGTATAACTCATTATTGGAATAATTATCGTAGGCTTGTTGTTGACTGAGATAAAGGTCAAAATCTCCTTTTTGGAACCGCTCCATCAAAACTTTTTCCGACAAGGGGAAGATATTAATAACCAGGTGAGGGATTTTGCTTTCCCATTGCTTTTGTAATTCCTTGGCGATTTTTTGCGAGAGGGCGTTGTCATCGGTAATCAAGTCCAGTTCAATGGCCTCAAATTGATAATCCTCTAAGAGCGCCTGCATACTTTTTTCATTGTCAAGAGCAGTTTTTTCTTGGACTTGACCCTCGCTTTGGGGATCTAAGGAGTAGCTGCTTTGTAAACTAGGTAGAGTTTCAGTTAGGGCCTGTCGGTCGATGTTTTGAGCGAGGAGATCTCTTAGGCGCTGGTCATTAAGAATATTCTTCTTTCCGGCTTGATTAATATGGTAGAGGAGATTTTGGTTAAAAGGCCGTTTTAATGCGGTCCAATCCTCTTCTGGTGTACGACTAATCAAAATATCGGTTAAGCGTTGCTGGTAGGATTTTTTAGCTGTCTCAGTATTTTTGACATATTGGACACTGAGTTTTTCAGTGGGATAGTCTGTCCAAGCATGGTATTCTTCATTACGGTCATAGGTCCAAGTATCCCAACCGCTCTCCCAGCCACTTAAGTTATAAGGGCCATTGCTCAAAGTATTGATTGATTTTTGCCCGTAGAGGTCATAGGTAATTTGACCGATAAAGTTTTTCGGTAGGGGGAAGAGGGCTGGAAAGGCTAGGGCTTGTTTGAGGCTCTTATCATCCATGTCAGGATCTTTTAAGGTAATTTTTAGCCGGTGGTCATCTAAGGCTTGGGCATGGAGTTGATCGACACCTACTTCGCCACTTGATACGGCGGAGGCATTATCGACTAAGTCTAATAACTTATAGGCATAAAAATTATTGTGCTTAGGATTAAGCAATTCTTGCCAAGCATAAACGAAATCGCTGGCTGTTACCGGATCATTATTGCTCCACTGAGCCTCTGGCTTGAGATGAATGATGACGTTCTTATCATTACGCTCAATCTCACCATTACTTACCCCTGGACTGATAGAACCATCTTTTTCTAAGCGGAAGAGACCTTCGCCAACCATATTCATGGCACTAAGTTCATAAGCCGTTTGCAGCTTATTGGGGTTTAGGGATTTTAATTTATGAGTAGTCGTAAGTCCCAAGGCTTCACGGGGATGTTGGGCCTGTGGTTCCACTTTTTCCTCGGCCTTTGTCTCTGGCTTTTTAGGATCAGTGAAGCGGATTTGATCACAACCGCCCACAAGAACCAGTGAGCCTCCTAGAAGGAGTAAGGGAATGATTTTCTTTTGCATAATATACCTCTTTATTCCATGATGTTCATATTCTAGCATGACTAAGATGCACTCGCAATTTCTCCCGCTTTAAGGAAAGCTTAAAAAGCCATAAAAAAAGAGAGTGCGACAAAAGTCAAAAGAGCCCTGAACCACTGGAGCGAACTATGGTAGATAGTTGCAAAACTATCGCACATAGTTCGTGAAGTGGACGTCAGGGCTGACTTTTGGAGCACGTTTTGAATAGATAGTTCGTGTTTTAAAAAGAGCCTAGGACTTTTGTCCCAGCCTTATTCCTTATCTTCGAGTTGTTTGACGCGATATTCTAAGTGGTTGACTTTATTTTCGAGTTCCTTAATTTGCTCAGTTTGGCTTTGAAAGTGGGCTTCTGTTTCATTAGGTGAGAAGATTTCTAAGACGCCCCAAACTAAGAGAAAGAGAACGATTAGGCCGATTAATAGGTAGCCCCAATTCAAGTGAGGAGACCCCTTATCTAAGTTCTCCAAGGTTTCATCAATGTTAAGGTTTTCGATATCATCAATAAATTTTGAACGATTCTTTTTGGGTACTTTATTCATAGTGCTCCTCTCCGTTCTTCAATAAACTAGTTTGCTGTCTTATTGGCTAGGGGACATTGATTTAATGTGGTTTTTGCTTAACTAAGTTGACCGCTGCCTGAGCGCCGGCTTCAATGGTTTCAATGTCTTCAGCATTGCAATCAATTTCAATTTTAATAGCTGGACAAGCTGCTTGAGCTCCCGTTTGTAGGAATTGGTCATAGAAGTCATCGACGGATTGGCAATA
This genomic interval carries:
- a CDS encoding glycosyltransferase family 2 protein; translation: MLLSVIIPAYNVESTLQRAVDSVLRQRMKDFEVIIVDDGSTDGTGPLCDAIESQDQRIRVIHQANGGLSAARNTGISQAQGDYLAFLDSDDEYVNDIFSLFYRAYQEYQMDLFIFNFERVSGDQVTPKNAIRQQIFKSQEAVRVLHQYNGLDFYAWNKIWHHSLFDEMKYPLDTLYEDMYVSYLGAKQANCVITTDKVGLRYYDNPLGITAQTFSPGQFDNVTERVKILNDVLIHFPELANGAARRLFDSFLITAYQLTQCEDQEIKADYHDRLLEIVKEYQPYFKDNEEISWQKRLAWSLYQLSPKLYRHLYRMYLS
- a CDS encoding glycosyltransferase, which codes for MNFTVLMSLYHKENPTYLRQCLDSLVKQSLPAEEILIIKDGPLTEELDAILDDFQKQYPKQTTIQAYPKNRGLGLALQDGVQLARNEWIARMDTDDICRADRFEKQINYLKEHPEVELLGSDVFEFDQSPKEPTARKVVPHSYQDILGYAKRRNPFNHMTVIYKKSAILKAGNYQPLKGYEDYYLWVRMLKNGVKAANLADTLVYARADQNMFKRRGGWDYFVDGSKAYQKIYQVGLASPLDWLIRMGGQAVFNLVPNSLRQNLYKKILRK
- a CDS encoding glycosyltransferase family 2 protein, with the protein product MLISVIIPVYKVEKTLERAVNSVLDQSYPHLEIILVDDGSPDKSGDIADQLAKKDPRIQVIHQANKGLSGARNTGISVASGDYLAFLDSDDCYELDLFEHFMASYQEERPDLFIFNVKRIGVKSQTVKESKEMLLTSSQAGIEAMLDYSGIDFYAWNKVYARQLFRDVRFPEGKLYEDTAVSYATMKRATRIMTTSYVGINYYENEESIVAQSFNPKQMDNVTERARMLDDVQGNFPDLTAKAGARLFDGLLSTAYKMAQVSPFKQVGSSYQDLLEIVNHYRPYFEGNEKIDWKKRLAWQLFRLNPKLYARMYQWYLGK
- a CDS encoding bifunctional glycosyltransferase family 2/GtrA family protein → MSTSDITIIIPALEPNEKLIALLESIRRQDSDNFTIIIVNDGSSADYDSYFKQAHEDFGAIVLKHEENYGKGRALRTAFDYILHHLPDCQGVITIDSDGQHTYADMMKCIGAFQQDPSALVLGVRDFQNEVPWKSQFGNRLTRYILKMVTGISLTDTQTGLRVIPKTYLARLLEISGDRFEYELKMIIDAAKQKFPIKEVAIETIYHDDNKGSHFNPIKDSIAIYSVFLEYMANQTYFWKYILSSVSSFVVDILLFHFFSVLLPHAASTLTIYLATIIARTISSVFNYTLNRFLVFKQESKQSFIKYVSLVIVQMFLSGGLVSLISTIMQSQATTFIKVFVDSMLFLLSYFIQKHFIFKSK
- a CDS encoding polysaccharide deacetylase family protein; translated protein: MKAKSKVLILALLSIILLTLGLFSYRHHLINKKHQAQSTITMDALFIDDDHAYLTPDIDEDMIQAAKDNANKLAPEKKEKALKEIALVEQKQAAIQAVDQIYQHDDSEAFVVGDKVNPRDILNNSVSLADLKKLAPLFDFSVGDALSDELKIHYKNALEIVQLDDKLQSILNDLPTSFQADQINANLNKFNEISQILEDTAINIEGQPRLKNSLQAITNKTKIYAKSLIQANPPLKDDVLNQLLNQPLLGQYLTGSSIDHRKLIALTFDDGPSENTGAILDILDQYGIKAMFFQQGNHVKEYPQVSQRILAEGHKLGNHTYDHPYFSNLRDKEVVDEISQGEAAIKEATGFSPKYIRNPHGAQRKRIARLRPDLTGIYWDIDSEDWKSMDTKQITQRVLSQAHNHAVILHHDTIKATAEAMKKYIPELKKQGYTFVFADQIPEVKNWINN
- a CDS encoding ABC transporter substrate-binding protein gives rise to the protein MQKKIIPLLLLGGSLVLVGGCDQIRFTDPKKPETKAEEKVEPQAQHPREALGLTTTHKLKSLNPNKLQTAYELSAMNMVGEGLFRLEKDGSISPGVSNGEIERNDKNVIIHLKPEAQWSNNDPVTASDFVYAWQELLNPKHNNFYAYKLLDLVDNASAVSSGEVGVDQLHAQALDDHRLKITLKDPDMDDKSLKQALAFPALFPLPKNFIGQITYDLYGQKSINTLSNGPYNLSGWESGWDTWTYDRNEEYHAWTDYPTEKLSVQYVKNTETAKKSYQQRLTDILISRTPEEDWTALKRPFNQNLLYHINQAGKKNILNDQRLRDLLAQNIDRQALTETLPSLQSSYSLDPQSEGQVQEKTALDNEKSMQALLEDYQFEAIELDLITDDNALSQKIAKELQKQWESKIPHLVINIFPLSEKVLMERFQKGDFDLYLSQQQAYDNYSNNELYLPYTAPNYQKAWENDLEAFQELMKQSASGRLSDEDRSQADQLIQKHQIASPILKGDYSYLSREEVIDQAPYSDKGFLFDFKNMAYEKSSQTIPIKADKKKANN